Within Labilithrix sp., the genomic segment CGATAACTGATCCCGCCATCCCAGGGAGCGTGCCCGGCGGCGAGAAACGACGGGTCATACTCGAACACCGCCCCCTGCGACGTGCGGAGGAGACGTCCGACGACGGAGTCATCGCGGATGACGCTCGCGACGGCGGGCTTCTCGGCGCGCGTCATCCAGACGTCTGGGGCTCGAGCTCCGCCGCAACGCGAAGAACGCTCTTTCCTTGGGCGACGACGAGCTCGAGGCCAAGCACGGCGAGCAGATCGAGGAGCTTGTCGAGGCGCAGTGACGGTTTGCCGGCCTCCACGTCGTAGACGAAGTCGGGGCCACAGCCTGCGAGCTGACTGAGATCGATCTGTGTCAGCTTCAGCGTCTTCCGTCGCGCACGAACGACCCGGCCGAGCCGCGCCGTGCGAGCAGCATGGGGTGAGCTCGATGAATCCATGCGAACGGCCATATTTCTTCCGACTCTACCTTGCCACCTCGTGTGATGCACAACATTCAATGCGATTGCATGGATTATTGTCGATAGCGGCCCGGATGGCGGGCGCACCACGTGGAATCCATGCGATCGCATGGCTGTCCTTCCTCGCCGAGGCCGCCGGTCCAGGATCATCGGCGCTCCTGGAGAGACGCGCTCCTGGAAGAGCCGCGCGCGGGACACAATCCTCGCTTCAGGAAACTCGACTGAGTCGCCGGGCGGTTGTTCAGGTGCGCTTCGGTTTGCGTTGGGCGCGCAGCTTGTAGACGAAGGCCAGGACGCGCGCGACGGCGGCGAAGTGAGCCGCGGGGACCGGGCGGCCGACCTGGACCTCGGCGTCGAGGGCGCGGGCCAGGCGGCGGTTCTCCATGATCGGGATCCCGTGCTTGCGGGCCTCGGCGCGGATGCGGAGGGCGATGTCGTCGTGGCCCTTCGCGAGGACGACCGGGGCCGGGTCCTTCGGGCCGTAGCGGAGGGCGACGGCTACGTGCGTCGGGTTCGTGACGATGACGTCGGCCTGCTTGACCGCCTTCATCTGGAGCTTCTTCAGGTTCGCGCGGCCCTTCGCGCGGATCTTGTGCTTCGCCTTCTGGTCGCCCTCCGACTGCTTCGACTCGTCCTCCCGCTCCTTGCGGGTCATCTTCATCTCCTTCGAGAGCGTGAACCAGCTCTGCGCGAAGTCGACGGCGGCGACGATGAGGAGAGTCGCGGTGCAGTACGCGGCGGTGCGGCCGAGCGCGGACAGAAGAAGAGGAATC encodes:
- a CDS encoding type II toxin-antitoxin system Y4mF family antitoxin, with amino-acid sequence MAVRMDSSSSPHAARTARLGRVVRARRKTLKLTQIDLSQLAGCGPDFVYDVEAGKPSLRLDKLLDLLAVLGLELVVAQGKSVLRVAAELEPQTSG